Within the Populus trichocarpa isolate Nisqually-1 chromosome 14, P.trichocarpa_v4.1, whole genome shotgun sequence genome, the region aaataataatacaGAATCAGGCAATTCTCGAATTAGAGTAAGAAAGGTAGCAAGAGAGTGCCTTGTTGTCTTTGCGAGGGAGGCAGAATCACAGAAGAGAAACCCTTGGCCGGCGTAACTGTACGAACTGCAAACCAGAAATTGAAGACAAGACCGACCCCGGATAGTTAGTTAAGGCCACTAAATGGTAAGGATACGACAACGTTTATGTCGAAATATGGCGtcatcttctctctttttatagGTTTCTCTTAATTGGACAGAGAACATGTCTTGTGGGTTCTAAGCAATCTAGTTTCAACTGGGGCCCAAGCCGGAAAGGTGAAACTGACCATTATGCGGATAATTGGGCCCAAAATTAACCAatttgaaatctatttttttttttagcattgaaATTTATGGTCACgcttagaaaaaataattctttttaggtttgttaaaaaaatatataatcaaaattaatttggatctcaactatttttttacgGGCAAGGTTTATACTCGGAATCTCAAAATGAGTGGCTTTCTGTACTTGATCATAGACTACAAAAAACGCCTTTTTGGCCTTGTAGTGACCACAGGTGATCATGCAACAGAACATTTATCAAGATAATTACAAAGCACAAAAGTCCATTAGAAATCTACTCAATCATTGATCATTCTATTAGTATTTTAGTCTGTAGAAAGTGACAAGCTGCTTTGATTGATAGGAAAAACAATGAACCATGATTTTGATTGATGGCACGATGAACTGCTGGAAATCTATCATAGCAAGGGATCAAGCGTGGAACACACTCTTGCTAGCAGACACAAACATCATGTGTTGTACTTtctgttgtttgtttttcttcttatgcCTCAAAATTGTTTCATCTTTTGATCAGGGTAGGATATCCAATGAAGTCTTGCTTGCTGCTATTAGTTGATAAGTGACTATGCGTcaagaaggaaaacaaagaatgaGGATGGTGCTCATGATGTGAAACGTTCGAGTGGAGACAAGCTTTGTCATTATTATATTGGTTTCGGACAGCCCAAATGTTAAATTAAGATGATGTTGCTTAATTCTTACACAGTTGATTATTCACAGATGTAAAATTCCTAAATCCCATGCTTTATCATTCGTTAAGAATGGCCCTTTTCCCCCATCAACAGAGTTaaaattaatgagtttttttgaGCTGCAGAAAACACTGTATATGCTTTTATATAGAGAAGGACAACAGGGATTTCCCTTACAGATCAGTTAGTGCCTTCTAATAGTTGCAGGCTTGagatttcttcttcatttctggGACAAAGCTTGCATTTTGCATCTTCTAAACACAGCAAATTCACACCCCTTCATAATAAAATCAACAGTATTATGTGctaaaactaaattttcttttctgattgtGGAGAGCTTGCATGTTGAATTGATGACGCCAGTCATGTTAACATGAAGGGATATTGGCCAAGAAATTAACATGAGCTTAATTACAATAAACAGCTAGCTGGTGATGGTTTTTGTTTCCATATTCTTTAACAATAATTAAGAACATTCATCACTTCGTACCACAAAAATGACAGAGAAGGAGACGTGTTTACTGAATTTAATTTCCATCTAAACAAAAGCCAGATAGAGGCAACCAAACTTGGCACTGTCATTAGACAAAAGGACTCCTATGGCTTAGCCTTTATGGCATTATTATTACAAAGTTTGATCTCTATCTTTCACTGTACATGCTGACGAATAACTTATCGTCATCATCATTGAAAACACCAACTGTTTGTGATTAGCTTCTCAACCTCTTTGAAGAAGAAGCTTCATCGCATTCCACGAGAGACATTATCATTCACTTCCGTTGTGCCATATGCCATTAGTTCTCACCATGAAATGGAGAGCCACAAAACGAAGGAGACCCACTAAAGGAAGGAGAAGCACAGAAGGATGGCGACCCACTAAAGGAAGGAGAAGCACAAAAGGATGGAGACCCATTGAAGGTAGGAGGAACCACAACAGAAGACGAAACCTTTAACCTCTTACTCCTTGAACAAGGATCTCCACAACAAGTATTGATATCTGGGCTATCAACCCAACCTATCATTTGATCAGCATTAACAGTGCTGAGTACTTCTCCAATATCAGATCCATCTGAATCAAACCCATGCTGCCTGAATCCAATCCATTCATTGCTACAATCTGAAACACAAGAAGTTTCCCAGGAATAAGAAGGCTTATGATCTGATACATGGGGCACAATGATGCTTGGCTGCACAACTTTCTCGATGCTCTTCATATCCACTGGGTTTTGGTATTGATGGCCCCTAAAGTGGAAAATATTAGCAAAAGTAAAGTGGTCACTCACTCTATTTTTGGTTGACTTATTCTCTGTTGTCCTAGCCATGATACTTTGTAGATTCTTGCTCAATTTAGCCTTTAATGAAGAGAAGCTAAGACCGTGCCTCTCATCTGACTCTGACATATTGAGCCCACCGTTTGAACTAGGGGATGATCCAGATTGGTTCAAGTTTGGACTAACCGATGCAAAGTTGGTTCTTGCATTTTCTCCACGTAGGGCCCGAGCAGCTTCATCATAGGCTCTAGCTGCCTCCTCAGGCGTATCATATGTTCCTAACCATAACCTTACACGTTGAGATGAATCCTTTATCTCAGCTACCCATCTTCCTGATGGCCTTTGCCTGACTCCAACAAATCTTCTAAGCGTAGGACCTTTGGTTGCTTGCACCTTGGTAGTGGTGACAGTAGGTGAGTTTCTCAGTGTTTCAGGCTCTGCCATTAACAGCAAATTATAATAAGTTCATACAGATTAAACTTATTTGAGCTGTGATCAGGcctttttttaaagattagtAATCAGGAAAGAATTGCATATGTTGCATGGGAAAATGTATATAGGGTATCAGACACCTTTTAGCTCTATATATATGAAGGCAGCCCTGCCTCCATT harbors:
- the LOC7464901 gene encoding uncharacterized protein LOC7464901, which gives rise to MAEPETLRNSPTVTTTKVQATKGPTLRRFVGVRQRPSGRWVAEIKDSSQRVRLWLGTYDTPEEAARAYDEAARALRGENARTNFASVSPNLNQSGSSPSSNGGLNMSESDERHGLSFSSLKAKLSKNLQSIMARTTENKSTKNRVSDHFTFANIFHFRGHQYQNPVDMKSIEKVVQPSIIVPHVSDHKPSYSWETSCVSDCSNEWIGFRQHGFDSDGSDIGEVLSTVNADQMIGWVDSPDINTCCGDPCSRSKRLKVSSSVVVPPTFNGSPSFCASPSFSGSPSFCASPSFSGSPSFCGSPFHGEN